A genomic window from Bubalus bubalis isolate 160015118507 breed Murrah chromosome 13, NDDB_SH_1, whole genome shotgun sequence includes:
- the CLDN10 gene encoding claudin-10 isoform X1, translating to MASTASEIIAFMVSISGWVLVSSTLPTDYWKVSTIDGTVITTATYWANLWKTCVTDSTGVSNCKDFPSMLALDGYIQACRGLMIAAVSLGFFGSIFALIGMKCTKVGGSDKAKAKIACLAGIVFILSGLCSMTGCSLYANKITTEFFDPLFVEQKYELGAALFIGWAGASLCLIGGVIFCFSISDNNKAPRMGYTYNGATSVMSSRTKYHGREGDLKTPNPSKQFDKNAYV from the exons ATGGCGAGCACAGCGTCGGAGATCATTGCCTTCATGGTCTCCATCTCCGGCTGGGTGCTGGTGTCCTCCACGCTGCCCACCGACTACTGGAAGGTGTCCACCATCGACGGCACGGTCATCACCACCGCTACCTATTGGGCCAACCTGTGGAAGACGTGCGTCACGGACTCCACGGGCGTCTCCAACTGCAAGGACTTTCCTTCCATGCTGGCGCTGGACG GTTACATCCAGGCGTGTAGAGGACTTATGATTGCCGCTGTCAGCCTGGGCTTTTTTGGTTCCATATTCGCCCTGATTGGCATGAAATGTACCAAAGTTGGAGGCTCAGATAAAGCCAAAGCTAAAATTGCCTGTTTGGCTGGGATTGTATTCATACTGTCAG GGCTGTGCTCAATGACTGGGTGTTCCCTGTATGCAAACAAAATCACAACAGAATTCTTTGATCCCCTCTTCGTGGAGCAAAA GTATGAGTTAGGAGCTGCTCTGTTTATTGGATGGGCAGGAGCCTCACTCTGCCTAATTGGTGGTGTCatattttgcttttcaatatCTGACAACAACAAAGCACCCAG AATGGGATACACGTACAATGGGGCCACGTCTGTCATGTCTTCTCGGACAAAGTATCACGGCAGAGAAGGAGATCTTAAAACCCCAAACCCTTCAAAACAGTTTGACAAAAATGCATACGTCTAA